ACCTACTCGCAACCCTAGACCACCAATTTAGTATAGAAGTATCCTTTGCATTGTATGTCAGTATTTTGCTGCTAACAAACAAATTAATTTTCATATTTTGAAACtggacagagtttatttaatTCTAGTTAATATTCACATCTCTGGATATAAGCGCTGgatccaggtcacatgaccgtaCCGGACAAAGATTTCCTTCCAACTTAGAGAAAAGATAGAATATTATTGGACAACCTCTAGAAGTCGCCCTTCTGATTCGATGTATGATCTCCTCTCTAGTTCTTTTCTTGCAATAACGCCACAGTCTGCAGAGGGTGCCCTTCACCTCTAGTTCTGTTCATTCTGAGCTTCCTAGTTCATGAATATAACACCACATTTACAGATATTTACACCGGTATGGCCATAGGGAAGCTGGGGGGCAGGAGTATAGCAACATAACAATGCAGATATGTATGTCTTGGGGTGACAACTCTCATCCGCAGAGTAATGGTGGCCATTAGTGGTTGTCATCCAGCAGGCCCTGGTGACTCGGGGTTTCACACGACACGACGACTCCGGGGCTCAATTTTCTTGTGTCTTGGATCCATTATTTTATAATGTTTGGGTGAGTTTATATAATAGTTTCTCCCAGCTTCCTCTTGAAAGTTGTCACCTTCCATACCAGGAGTTACCATACGTGGCTCTGAGTGTAAGAAGAGTTCCTTAAGACCATAAGGAAGGGGGCAAGGCACCTTTTGTCATGTGACCGGGCAAGAAGCCGCTAAATACCAAGGCTTCTTTTAGGAGTACATGACTTTCAGTTCCTTCTCGTCACCATCATCATCCTAGAGTCATTCTGCGACCCCTGTAGATTCCGCAGAGGGGCTCAGACAAGTCTATAAGCTCACATAGAGACCACCTGCCAGTCTATATCCAAGGCCGCCATTATGTACATTGACCGCTTATAACTCCGTGGTCTTCTTGTGCTCCTGTGACGTCCCCTGACACTGGTGATAATGAGTCTTGGTGTCTGGTGAGGACCGCTGACACCAACAAGAGGTGCCTCGGTTTCGGTGTCTCACCACCAGCAGCACGGTGAGGATAATCACCAGGACCGTGATGACTCCGAGCACGGCGATCGTGATTAATTGTAGTTTGCTGAGTCCATGTTCCCTCTGAGTCACCACCTCCTTCACGGAGATCTTGAAGTGCCCAGGTTTCTCGGTGGACCCAACAGTCCCCCTGGTGCTACTGACTGTCCTCGTTGGGGGTACTGAGGGTACCCGATCTAATGGTGATGTTCCAGTCTCATATTCCCACGTAGGCCTGGGAACGAGGATCTCGCAAGACTTTCCAGTAAATCCACCAGGACAGTAACACTCGTAGTCTCCGACCCGATCGTAGCACCTCCCTCCGTTGTGACATGGCTGCCCAGCGCAATCATCAATGTTGACTGTGCAGAAACGTCCCTGGAAGCCGTGAGGGCATTCGCATGAGAAGCGGTTGACTCCATCTATACAGGTGGCTCCGTTGGCGCATGGACGCATCAGGCAATCATCAACATCTGTCTCACACAATCGACCCACGTAACCGGCCAAACAGCGGCAGGTGAAGGTCTCTGCGTAGCCCCCATTATCCTGGCATGTCCCACCATTCTGGCATGGAAACCTGAATGACGAGAAACATTATTACCATCAGTCATACAAGAAACCTTAAGGGCAACCACAAAAGTTAGGGAATAATGGAGGGATCCTGGCACTGATCCACACAGATCTAGTAGACTGATCCTAACACTGATCTAGTAGACCAAACTGGTGGAGCTATCCTTGCATCGGTCCACACTGACCTTGAGTTAATCTTGGCAATGATCTATACTGACTTTCTAGAGCGATTCTAGTATTGATCTAGTGGGGCTATGCTGACAATGATCTAGGAGATCGAGCCTGGCACTGATCTAGTGGACTGAATCTGGTACTGATGTGGATCGGTCTTCTACAACAATCAAATGGATTGATCTACACTAATCTAGCGGAGAGATCCTTGTACTAATCTAGTAAAGAGATCCTGGTACTGATCCAGTGGACTTGTCCTGGCACTGATGTACACTGATGCTGGACTGATTTACACTGATCTAGTGGACAGATCGTAACACTGATCTAGAGGGTCGAACTAGTGGAGCGATCCTGGCACTGATCTGAATTTGCAAAGTGATCCTGGTATTAATCTAGTAGACCAAACCTGACACTGATCTAGTGGCTTGAGCATTGATCTTTGCACCATTCAAATGGATTGATCTACACCGATCTAGTGGAGAGGTCCTGGCACCAATCAAGTGATCTGATTTAGTGGAGAGGTCCTGGCACCAATCAAGTGGTCTGATTTAGTGGAGCGATCCTGACAATGATCTAGTAAGCAGATCCTTTTACTGATCTAGTGGACTGTTCCCGACACTGATGTACACTGATCCTAGTGGACTGACTGATCCTGACACCAATCAAgtgtactgatcctgtactgcctTACACTTATCTAATAGACTGATACTGATCGAGTAGAGCAATCCTAATGCTGATCCAGCAGACCAAACTAATGGAGGGATCCTGGCACTGATCTACACTGTTTTTTGAGTGATCCTGGTACTGATCTTTACTGACTTTTTGTGGACCGATCCATACTTTGATCTAGTGGATCAAGTCTGGTCCCAATCTTTGAACTACTCAGTTGGATTGATCTACACTGACCTAGTGGACTGTTCCTGGCACTGATGTACACTGATCCTAGTACTAATCAATTGTACCGCTCGAGTGGAGCAATCCTAAAACCGATCTAGCAGACCAAACTAATAGAGCAATCCCGGCGCTGATCTACACTGACTTTGTGGAATGATCCTGGTACCGATCTTGTGGAGCAATGTTTTCACCAGTCAAATGGATTAATCTACACCGATCTAGTGGGCAGATCCTGGTACTAATGTACACCAATCTTAGTGGACTCTGGACACCAATCAAGTAGACTGAAACTGGTTGTGATCTACACTGATCTAGAGATGATCCTTTCACTGATGTAGTGGACTGATCTATATTGATCTAGTGAACCAATCCTGCTCAACACATATCCAGTGGGCCAATTCTAAAATCTTGCTAGCAATGTGCAACACGTCCTGGTAGAATGATAAGTTCTCGCAGCTGAGGGTCTGTTGCAGAGTATCAGTGTGAAACAATCCTCATAGCTGAATGCAACAGTGGCATAAATACTCcagtccaggggcgtaactatagagggtgcaggggatgcggttgcacccgggcccaggagccttagggggcccaataaggcctctcttctccatatagggagtccagtactatgaataaagcattatagttgggggccctgttacaggttttgtattggggcccagaagcttcaagttatgtctctgtgcagcacggtttaggtatgggtacgggtacaaaaacagatagagggggggcctgagctcacgttttgcatcagggcccctgagcctttagttacgcccctgctccagtCTTTTACTTTCACTTACACCAAGCCCAGAGCTGCCAGCTGGAGCGCTATGGTATAGGCTATATGGGTGGGTAATGCCAGGGAAGGAGGCCTTGCACTCTTACCCTTCTATCTCACAGGGTCCTCTCTTGAGTTCACAGTTTTTGCCGTGGAAGGATTCTGGGCAGTTACAGGAGTAATCGCCCTCCGGGGTGATGACGCATTCTGCCCCGTTCTGGCAGGGATTGGATCGTTCACAGATGTGCAGATCTATGGAGACAAGACATACATGAGGATGATGGCGGGGATCGTGTGGAATGATTGATGGGGTCAGGCAGGGTTTTTAGACCCTGGTCAAGCTGGCTGGAGGCTCTTCCtgattgttaaaggggtgttcccatcttaGACGTTTATGACTCacggtgggaatacccctttaataatctaCAAGGCATGAGGACATCGGCCGCCTCGGGGTTCAATGAGGCAAGCTTCCGCGATGACCTCATCAACCTCCATTA
Above is a window of Eleutherodactylus coqui strain aEleCoq1 chromosome 3, aEleCoq1.hap1, whole genome shotgun sequence DNA encoding:
- the DLK2 gene encoding protein delta homolog 2, whose protein sequence is MLWCPPLLLSALCWVLFIYQTSVTADECAERCDLYHGHCDEDGVCRCDPGWDGPFCEDCVKMPGCVHGVCHQPWQCMCLSDWAGKFCDKDLHICERSNPCQNGAECVITPEGDYSCNCPESFHGKNCELKRGPCEIEGFPCQNGGTCQDNGGYAETFTCRCLAGYVGRLCETDVDDCLMRPCANGATCIDGVNRFSCECPHGFQGRFCTVNIDDCAGQPCHNGGRCYDRVGDYECYCPGGFTGKSCEILVPRPTWEYETGTSPLDRVPSVPPTRTVSSTRGTVGSTEKPGHFKISVKEVVTQREHGLSKLQLITIAVLGVITVLVIILTVLLVVRHRNRGTSCWCQRSSPDTKTHYHQCQGTSQEHKKTTEL